The following proteins are encoded in a genomic region of Alnus glutinosa chromosome 8, dhAlnGlut1.1, whole genome shotgun sequence:
- the LOC133874566 gene encoding succinate dehydrogenase subunit 7B, mitochondrial-like yields MAFLLNKTGVVSHFRSHISQKTEDALSLTRRAYHIEPGPREKALLAADPALKRFKSHKKSVWRLKRVADVATIVVVAGCCYEIYVKAVMREEARKQAEAASGSA; encoded by the exons ATGGCGTTCTTGCTTAACAAAACCGGCGTCGTTTCTCATTTCCGATCTCATATTTCCCAG AAGACGGAGGACGCGCTCTCTCTCACGCGCCGCGCGTACCACATTGAACCCGGGCCTCGCGAGAAAGCc CTCTTGGCAGCGGACCCAGCTTTGAAGCGATTCAAATCGCATAAAAAGAGTGTGTGGCGGCTTAAAAGAGTTGCTGATGTTGCCACAATTGTTGTTGTTGCAG gttgcTGCTACGAAATATATGTGAAAGCAGTAATGAGAGAAGAAGCTCGCAAACAAGCAGAGGCTGCAAGCGGAAGTGCATAA